One genomic region from Cydia pomonella isolate Wapato2018A chromosome 4, ilCydPomo1, whole genome shotgun sequence encodes:
- the LOC133517495 gene encoding uncharacterized protein LOC133517495 — translation MYAAGAWAPAAKKLGVRKQLDAVQRGFAQKICKAYKTVSLNSALLLSGLLPLDLRIQEAASLYEAKRGRPQPHIGDRQLEPKVPYTSATHPAESKRLSFQLLENEEGMEPMENQLFTDGSKIEGKVGASLSCWNSGAETKAQKFKLENYCTVFQAEMLAVLKATEYVLKSPKKDFGIYSDSRSALEIIGNLNSFNPVVMEIRKNLAKAEEQGKETKLFWVKAHVGTAGNERADMLSKEAALTLKRKPHYDLCPVSYIKKINRRETLEEWDKRYKETNTATTTKVFFPSALEAYKTIRKIKQDPILVQILTGHGGFSEYLHRFKCKDSPACVCDPSVSESILHVITDCPVFGRERLEKEIELGIKIEKAW, via the exons ATGTATGCAGCGGGAGCTTGGGCACCGGCAGCAAAAAAGCTGGGAGTTCGAAAGCAACTGGATGCAGTGCAGCGAGGTTTTGCCCAGAAAATATGCAAAGCATATAAAACTGTCTCCCTAAATTCGGCACTACTACTGTCTGGATTGCTGCCCTTGGATCTGAGAATACAAGAGGCGGCATCCTTATATGAAGCCAAAAGAGGTAGACCACAGCCACATATAGGGGATAGGCAGTTGGAACCGAAGGTACCCTATACCTCAGCAACACACCCAGCGGAGAGCAAGAGACTCAGTTTTCAGCTCCTGGAAAACGAAGAAGGAATGGAACCAATGGAAAACCAACTGTTCACGGATGGGAGCAAAATCGAGGGTAAAGTGGGTGCATCGCTATCCTGCTGGAATAGTGGAGCCGAAACAAAAGCCCAAAAATTTAAGCTCGAGAATTATTGCACAGTGTTCCAGGCTGAAATGCTGGCGGTGCTAAAGGCGACAGAGTATGTGCTAAAGAGTCCCAAGAAGGACTTTGGCATATACAGTGATTCAAGATCCGCATTGGAGATCATTGGGAACCTGAACTCCTTTAATCCGGTGGTGATGGAAATACGCAAGAACCTAGCTAAAGCAGAGGAACAAGGCAAAGAAACAAAGTTGTTCTGGGTAAAAGCTCATGTGGGAACAGCAGGTAACGAACGAGCAGATATGCTATCAAAAGAAGCAGCCCTCACGTTAAAGAGAAAACCGCATTATGACCTCTGCCCAGTCTcttatataaagaaaataaaccgTAGGGAGACCTTAGAAGAATGGGACAAGCGATACAAAGAGACGAACACAGCGACAACAACAAAAGTGTTCTTCCCCTCTGCTTTGGAAGCATACAAGACAATAAGGAAAATAAAACAAGATCCGATTCTAGTCCAAATACTGACAGGGCATGGAGGATTCTCCGAATACCTCCACAGATTTAAATGTAAAGATAGTCCGGCCTGTGTGTGTGATCCTAGCGTCTCAGAAAGTATACTGCATGTAATCACTGACTGCCCTGTGTTCGGCAGAGAGCGCCTGGAAAAAGAAATAGAATTAGgcataaaaattgaaaaag CATGGTAA